One stretch of Deltaproteobacteria bacterium DNA includes these proteins:
- a CDS encoding ABC transporter permease gives AVLPTIDMFNLPVFLIVTPMFLFGDTFFPVTNLPLWAQKVSAVFPLTHLTRLSRALSSGQYGLLSVRYVAYMGLAFTILFFLSLFFMRRRLIR, from the coding sequence GCCGTGCTCCCCACGATCGACATGTTCAACCTCCCCGTTTTTCTCATCGTAACCCCCATGTTTCTCTTCGGTGACACCTTCTTCCCGGTGACGAACCTGCCTCTCTGGGCGCAGAAGGTTTCGGCCGTCTTTCCCCTCACCCACCTGACGAGGCTGTCGAGGGCGCTGTCGTCGGGACAATACGGTCTGCTATCGGTACGGTACGTGGCATACATGGGCCTTGCCTTCACCATCCTTTTCTTCCTCTCGCTTTTCTTCATGAGGCGGAGGCTGATCCGCTGA